In Rhodamnia argentea isolate NSW1041297 chromosome 11, ASM2092103v1, whole genome shotgun sequence, one genomic interval encodes:
- the LOC115747351 gene encoding fructose-1,6-bisphosphatase, chloroplastic, with protein MQLSTTLEYPLPSTSPKSLLFNPKTQNFGTLPNFPVRNRVCTPKMASLPGFSVRCRVAGGATESQSEYRTLVEFVGTAGIGVGDDLVLLFDHIQYACKRIASLVASPFNSSLGKQASLVGGVDGESGRDAPKPLDIVSNEIILSSLRNSGKVAVMASEEDDAPVWITDDGPFVVVTDPLDGSRNIDASIPTGTIFGIYNRLVELDHLPMDEKAQLNSLQSGTRLVASAYVLYSSATILCATFGSGTHAFTLDQSTGDFILTHPNIKIPPRGQIYSVNDARYFDWPNGLRRYIDTVRQGKGRYPKKYSARYICSLVADFHRTLLYGGVAMNPRDHLRLVYEANPLSFLVEQAGGKGSDGKSRILSIQPVKLHQRLPLFLGSPEDIEELESYGDVQQKVNPGYEV; from the exons ATGCAATTATCCACGACCCTCGAATACCCACTTCCGTCGACCTCTCCAAAGTCCCTCCTTTTCAATCCCAAGACCCAGAATTTTGGTACACTACCGAACTTTCCTGTAAGAAACAGGGTTTGCACCCCGAAAATGGCTTCTCTTCCTGGGTTCTCAGTGAGGTGCCGTGTGGCCGGCGGTGCAACGGAGAGCCAAAGTGAATACCGCACATTGGTAGAGTTCGTGGGTACGGCCGGGATTGGTGTGGGAGATGATTTGGTCCTGCTGTTTGATCACATACAGTATGCTTGCAAGAGGATTGCTTCTCTTGTGGCTTCTCCTTTCAATTCCAGCTTAGGAAAGCAAGCAAGTCTTGTTGGTGGGGTGGATGGTGAATCAGGCAGAGATGCCCCAAAGCCTCTGGACATTGTCTCT AATGAAATTATCTTGTCATCTTTAAGGAATTCTGGAAAAGTTGCTGTCATGGCttcagaagaagatgatgctCCAGTTTGGATAACTGATGATGGCCCATTTGTTGTGGTAACGGATCCCTTAGATGGTTCTAGGAACATTGACGCCTCCATTCCCACAGGAACCATTTTCGGCATATATAATCGGCTCGTGGAACTTGATCATTTACCTATGGATGAGAAGGCTCAGCTGAACTCACTGCAGAGTGGAACCAGGCTTGTAGCTTCTGCTTATGTTCTCTATTCTTCAGCCACGATTCTTTGTGCTACCTTTGGTTCCGGAACACATGCTTTTACTCTGGATCAGTCTACAGGAGACTTCATTCTAACTCATCCAAACATCAAAATTCCTCCTAGAG GGCAAATTTATTCTGTAAATGATGCGAGATATTTTGATTGGCCGAATGGTTTAAGGCGGTATATTGACACTGTTCGGCAAGGGAAAGGAAGATACCCCAAGAAATATTCAGCACGCTATATATGCTCTCTGGTGGCTGATTTTCATCGCACTCTGCTTTATGGTGGCGTGGCAATGAATCCTAGAGACCACCTGCGTTTGGTTTACGAGGCAAATCCTTTAAGCTTTCTTGTAGAGCAGGCGGGTGGCAAGGGCTCTGACGGCAAAAGTAGGATTCTTTCTATCCAACCCGTGAAGTTGCATCAAAGGTTGCCACTGTTTTTGGGCAGTCCGGAGGACATTGAAGAATTGGAGAGCTACGGAGATGTTCAGCAAAAAGTAAATCCTGGATATGAAGTATAG
- the LOC115747312 gene encoding nicotinamidase 1-like: MVSQTVDLLRSELPLEQGSVVLGEDGETGLVLVDIINGFCTVGAGNLAPREPNEQISSMVEESSRLARLFCDKKWPVLAFLDSHQPDKPEDPYPPHCITGTDESNLVPALRWIEKEPNVTIRRKDCYDGYLGSFESDGSNVFVDWVKKNQIKTMLVVGICTDICVLDFVCSTLSARNLGFLKPLKDVIVYSRGCATFDVPLHIARNTKGAMAHPQEMMHHVGLYMAKERGAKIVDQVSLGGKEEP; the protein is encoded by the exons ATGGTGTCTCAGACGGTTGATCTACTCAGGAGCGAGCTTCCACTTGAGCAAGGAAGTGTGGTCCTGGGTGAAGATGGAGAGACGGGGCTTGTTCTTGTGGACATCATCAATGGCTTTTGCACCGTCGGTGCTGGGAATCTT GCTCCCAGAGAGCCCAACGAGCAGATCTCGAGCATGGTAGAAGAGTCTTCGAGGCTGGCCAGGTTGTTCTGCGACAAGAAATGGCCTGTTCTCGCATTTCTTGATTCTCACCAACCCGACAAGCCTGAGGACCCTTATCCTCCTCATTGTATCACTGGCACTGATGAATCGAATCTGGTCCCCG CGCTGAGATGGATAGAGAAAGAACCGAATGTGACGATTAGGCGCAAAGATTGCTATGATGGGTATTTAGGTTCATTTGAGAGTGACGGCTCCAACGTGTTTGTGGATTGGGTCAAGAAGAATCAGATCAAAACT ATGCTGGTGGTTGGGATATGTACAGACATATGCGTGCTGGACTTTGTTTGCTCAACCTTATCAGCTAGAAACCTCGGCTTCCTCAAACCACTGAAGGATGTAATCGTGTATTCGCGGGGTTGTGCCACCTTCGACGTTCCTCTCCATATTGCTCGAAACACAAAAGGAGCCATGGCTCATCCGCAA GAAATGATGCATCATGTAGGCCTGTACATGGCTAAGGAAAGGGGAGCCAAGATAGTTGATCAAGTGTCTCTGGGTGGAAAGGAGGAGCCATAA
- the LOC115747352 gene encoding putative UDP-rhamnose:rhamnosyltransferase 1 codes for MASKQYEIMMFPWLAFGHILPFFELAKRLASKGIHISFISTPRNIQRLPPIPDYLIENINLVQIPLTSVDGLPENSEATIDLQLECTEYLRKACDGLHEALEQLLCEISPDLILFDFVQCWIPKIAAKFRVPSGYFSASELESFGRRKKPEDFAATPDWFPLTSLVSRGPHQAQKMFRNLYFPDKSSLSGGQRWAATLHGCEFVAVRSCSELEGEYLNLIRGLYQKPVVSVGLLPPIPKHKISDQATSSNWSHISKWLDKQARKSVVFVGFGTEYKMPPEEIRELAYGLELSEMPFFWILRMPGGLEFDSSELLPDGFLVRTSKRSMVSIGWVPQLAILGHPAIGGCLYHSGWSSIIESLGFGHPQILMPMVDDQGLNAKLLVEKGVGFEVPRNEDGSFHRDAVAKSIRLVMLEDQGEGLRVKAAHTQKIFADQDLHDSYINNFVEFLYSRRKVPSHTHDR; via the exons ATGGCTTCCAAACAATATGAGATAATGATGTTCCCATGGTTGGCATTTGGCCACATCCTGCCATTTTTCGAATTGGCCAAGAGATTGGCTTCCAAGGGGATCCATATTTCCTTCATCTCTACTCCCAGAAATATACAGAGACTGCCTCCAATTCCCGATTACTTAATTGAAAACATAAACCTTGTCCAGATCCCACTGACATCAGTCGATGGTCTGCCGGAGAATTCCGAGGCTACTATAGACTTGCAATTGGAGTGCACTGAGTATCTCAGGAAGGCCTGCGACGGGTTACACGAGGCACTAGAGCAGCTCTTGTGCGAGATTTCGCCGGACTTAATCCTATTTGATTTTGTTCAGTGCTGGATCCCAAAAATCGCCGCCAAATTCCGCGTGCCTTCCGGATATTTTAGTGCAT CAGAGCTCGAGTCATTTGGCCGGAGAAAGAAGCCGGAAGATTTTGCAGCAACTCCAGACTGGTTTCCTTTAACTTCATTGGTGTCTCGAGGTCCTCACCAGGCACAAAAGATGTTCAGGAACTTATACTTTCCTGATAAATCCAGCCTGTCAGGCGGCCAAAGGTGGGCAGCGACTCTACATGGTTGTGAATTTGTTGCTGTGAGAAGCTGCTCGGAGCTTGAAGGTGAATATCTAAACCTCATTAGAGGACTCTACCAGAAACCAGTAGTGTCAGTAGGTTTATTGCCACCAATACCCAAGCACAAAATATCTGATCAGGCAACTAGCTCAAATTGGTCACATATCTCCAAATGGTTGGACAAACAAGCTAGAAAGTCCGTCGTGTTTGTGGGATTTGGAACAGAATACAAAATGCCTCCGGAGGAAATCCGCGAGTTGGCATACGGGCTCGAGCTCTCCGAGATGCCTTTCTTCTGGATCCTCAGGATGCCCGGTGGACTAGAGTTTGATAGCTCTGAACTGCTTCCTGATGGGTTCCTGGTGAGAACTTCCAAGCGGAGTATGGTTTCGATAGGGTGGGTGCCACAATTGGCAATTCTTGGTCATCCTGCTATCGGAGGGTGTCTGTACCATTCTGGGTGGAGTTCTATCATCGAGTCACTTGGATTTGGTCATCCACAGATTTTGATGCCCATGGTAGATGACCAGGGCCTTAACGCGAAGCTGTTAGTGGAAAAAGGGGTCGGGTTTGAGGTACCCAGAAATGAAGATGGATCATTTCACAGAGATGCAGTTGCCAAGTCCATCAGACTTGTGATGCTGGAAGATCAGGGAGAAGGATTGAGAGTGAAGGCAGCTCATACACAGAAAATTTTCGCCGACCAGGATCTTCACGACAGTTACATCAACAATTTTGTAGAGTTCCTGTACAGCCGCAGAAAAGTACCATCACATACCCACGATAGGTAA
- the LOC115747267 gene encoding costars family protein: MNVEEEVERLKEEIKRLGKIQADGSYKVTFGVLFHDDKCANIFEALVGTLRAAKKRKVVTYDGELLLQGVHDNVEITLKPLPAAAAVATS, translated from the exons ATGAACGTAGAAGAAGAAGTCGAGCGACTCaaggaagaaatcaaaagattGGGCAAGATCCAAGCTGATGGCTCTTACAAG GTAACATTCGGCGTGCTATTCCATGATGATAAGTGTGCAAACATATTTGAAGCACTGGTTGGGACGCTAAGAGCAGCAAAGAAGCGTAAGGTTGTTACTTATGATGGAGAGCTCCTGCTACAGGGTGTCCATGACAATGTCGAAATCACTCTTAAACCCCTGCCAGCAGCTGCGGCAGTGGCAACAAGCTGA
- the LOC125312964 gene encoding uncharacterized protein LOC125312964 produces the protein MSSIQLFLILLLVVSLEPIQSIRYEPFKNGDTIRTNETGVEDSISPAAPIPVQGFEVTVQGPGTSRFQIEIGSTYALQMLKLASDFVLQVFDQKLAEGRGYTGVSLVVESFATYGIGSYPDAVASTAGDNIYVNSDYIQNYDGAARPEFTGILYHESTHVWQWNGNGMAPISLINGIADYVRLKAGWPSKYWPKRGSGTRWDEGFAVTAYFLEYCDSIRAGFVTDLNALMKDHYTDAFFEQLLGKTVDELWDDYKSSYLTLAKSLHYQLVDNSTSPGNTKFETDIGVGYAVTILQLASEYVMKTLELSIGKAKPYGKVTLIVENFVNAGIGSYPSAVASTTNNDIRLNSYYIEHYIGDVRAEYDGILYHESTRVWQWNGNGMAPSGLVTGVADYVRLKAGWPSQSWPERGSGSGSRWDEGYAITAYFLEYCDNLREGFVADLNAMMKDYYSNDFFERLLGKNVYELWSEYRSSYKVDAPEPGPAASPPAPSSL, from the coding sequence ATGTCTTCGATACAACttttcctcatcctcctcttgGTGGTTTCTCTCGAACCAATACAATCGATCCGGTACGAGCCCTTCAAGAATGGAGACACTATTCGCACCAATGAGACCGGAGTTGAGGACTCCATAAGTCCTGCAGCACCAATTCCAGTACAGGGATTTGAAGTCACAGTTCAAGGGCCTGGGACCAGCAGGTTCCAGATCGAAATTGGTTCCACTTATGCTCTCCAAATGCTCAAGCTTGCCTCCGACTTCGTATTGCaagttttcgaccaaaaactGGCTGAGGGACGGGGCTATACGGGAGTAAGCTTGGTTGTTGAGAGCTTTGCAACATATGGCATTGGGAGCTATCCTGATGCAGTAGCCAGCACCGCCGGGGACAACATTTACGTAAACTCGGACTACATTCAGAATTACGACGGTGCAGCACGGCCTGAATTTACTGGGATCCTGTACCATGAGAGCACGCACGTGTGGCAATGGAATGGAAATGGCATGGCTCCAATTAGCCTAATCAACGGAATCGCTGACTATGTGAGGCTGAAGGCCGGGTGGCCATCTAAGTACTGGCCGAAGAGAGGGTCCGGCACAAGATGGGACGAGGGATTTGCCGTCACCGCATATTTTCTCGAGTATTGCGATAGCATCAGAGCAGGGTTCGTCACTGATCTTAATGCTCTGATGAAAGATCACTATACTGATGCCTTCTTTGAGCAGTTGCTAGGCAAGACTGTTGACGAATTGTGGGATGACTACAAGTCATCCTACCTTACCCTCGCCAAGTCACTTCACTATCAGCTAGTTGACAACTCAACTAGCCCTGGTAACACCAAGTTTGAGACCGACATCGGCGTGGGTTATGCCGTCACGATCCTGCAGCTCGCTTCTGAGTACGTCATGAAAACCCTCGAACTAAGCATAGGCAAAGCGAAACCATACGGGAAAGTAACATTAATTGTCGAAAACTTCGTCAATGCTGGGATTGGAAGCTATCCTTCTGCTGTGGCCAGCACTACAAACAACGACATCCGCTTGAACTCCTACTACATCGAACACTACATTGGCGACGTGCGCGCTGAATATGACGGGATCCTGTACCATGAAAGCACGCGGGTTTGGCAATGGAATGGCAACGGTATGGCCCCGAGCGGGCTCGTCACCGGCGTCGCGGATTACGTGAGGCTGAAGGCGGGGTGGCCGTCCCAAAGCTGGCCCGAAAgaggttccggttccggttcgaggtGGGACGAAGGCTATGCTATCACGGCCTACTTCCTAGAGTATTGCGACAACCTCAGAGAAGGATTCGTCGCCGATCTCAATGCCATGATGAAGGATTACTACAGCAACGATTTCTTCGAGCGATTGCTCGGGAAAAATGTTTATGAACTGTGGTCTGAGTACAGGTCGTCCTACAAGGTTGATGCACCAGAGCCAGGACCAGCTGCATCACCACCTGCTCCATCATCACTCTAG
- the LOC115747310 gene encoding 60S ribosomal export protein NMD3 produces MAEEAGMFTVQQTVGSVLCCKCGIPMVPNAANMCVKCLRSEVDITEGLQKHVIITHCPECECYLQPPRTWIKAQLESKELLTFCVKRLKNMNRVRLVHAEFVWTEPHSKRIKVGLRVQKEVLNGAILEQAYVVEYVQQEHMCESCSRVQANPDQWVAAVQLRQHVSHRRTFFYLEQLILKHDAAAHAIKIKQMDQGIDFFFANRSHGVKFVEFIGKVAPVKSRSDKQLVSHDSKSNNYNYKHTFSVEISPICREDLICLPPKVALSMGNFGPLVICSKVTNSIALLDPFTLRQCFLYADQYWRTSFKSLLTSRQLVEYIVLDVELVSSEVNIGGTRYALADAQVARVSDFGKNDRTFSIRTHLGHLLSPGDYALGYDLYGTNTNDMELEKHKGLALPEAILIKKSYEEKQQRKRGKPRSWKLKSLNMEVDETRNRADEEKVNTEYEEFLRDLEENPDIRFNMSLYRNRDYQPSEVASVTDGDLPSVPLEELLADLDLSDKEMEDTA; encoded by the coding sequence ATGGCTGAAGAAGCAGGCATGTTTACGGTTCAGCAAACTGTGGGCAGCGTTTTGTGCTGCAAATGTGGCATTCCAATGGTGCCTAATGCAGCCAATATGTGCGTCAAATGTTTGCGGTCTGAGGTTGACATCACAGAAGGTCTACAGAAGCATGTTATAATTACTCATTGTCCTGAATGTGAATGCTACTTGCAGCCTCCAAGAACATGGATTAAAGCACAGTTAGAGTCGAAGGagcttttgactttttgtgtCAAGAGACTGAAGAATATGAATAGAGTCAGGTTAGTCCATGCGGAATTTGTCTGGACTGAACCTCACTCCAAGAGAATTAAGGTGGGGCTAAGAGTTCAGAAGGAGGTTCTAAATGGTGCAATACTTGAGCAAGCCTATGTGGTTGAGTATGTTCAGCAAGAGCACATGTGTGAGTCCTGTTCCAGAGTTCAGGCTAACCCTGATCAGTGGGTTGCTGCTGTTCAACTAAGGCAGCATGTTTCTCACAGAAGGACATTCTTTTACCTGGAGCAATTGATACTCAAGCACGACGCTGCGGCTCATGCCATAAAAATCAAGCAGATGGATCAGGGAATTGACTTTTTCTTTGCCAATCGCAGTCATGGTGTTAAGTTTGTTGAATTTATTGGTAAAGTTGCTCCAGTAAAGAGTCGCAGCGACAAGCAACTTGTGTCTCATGATTCGAAGAGCAACAACTACAACTACAAGCACACTTTCTCAGTTGAGATAAGTCCAATCTGTCGTGAGGACCTTATCTGCCTGCCTCCTAAAGTTGCATTGAGTATGGGAAATTTTGGTCCTCTTGTTATATGCTCAAAAGTTACCAACAGCATTGCTTTACTCGATCCATTTACTCTGAGGCAATGTTTCTTATATGCTGACCAATATTGGAGGACATCATTTAAGTCCCTGCTTACTAGTCGACAGCTTGTCGAGTATATTGTTTTAGATGTGGAGTTGGTATCGTCTGAGGTTAATATTGGTGGCACAAGGTATGCATTAGCTGATGCGCAGGTGGCTCGTGTATCAGATTTCGGGAAGAATGACCGGACTTTCTCCATTAGGACACATCTGGGTCATCTTTTGAGCCCTGGTGACTATGCTCTCGGTTATGACCTTTAtggtacaaatacaaatgaCATGGAGCTGGAGAAACACAAAGGCCTCGCACTTCCTGAGGCAATTCTCATAAAGAAGAGCTATGAGGAGAAGCAGCAGCGGAAACGCGGCAAGCCTCGTTCATGGAAGCTTAAATCTCTCAATATGGAGGTTGACGAGACTAGAAACAGGGCCGATGAGGAGAAGGTGAACACTGAGTATGAAGAATTCTTGAGAGATCTCGAGGAAAATCCTGATATCAGGTTCAACATGTCACTATACCGAAATAGAGATTACCAGCCATCCGAGGTGGCATCTGTAACGGATGGGGATCTTCCCTCTGTTCCCTTGGAAGAGTTGTTGGCGGATCTTGATTTGAGCGACAAAGAGATGGAAGACACagcctga